The following proteins come from a genomic window of Dreissena polymorpha isolate Duluth1 chromosome 1, UMN_Dpol_1.0, whole genome shotgun sequence:
- the LOC127851412 gene encoding tetraspanin-4-like isoform X3, which translates to MGAGRGDKGKGPAYGVVKYLFIGFNILIWLLGFGVLTVGVWMHLNRAPHSSLLPNTSFLAATVVTICAGALLFIVGFCGCCGAILESQCMLITYFTFVLVIFGLEMAATAWCLTHKKEIERQLHEEVLLSLHRDYDPQLAGSAEGGVVAIVDSIQTDLKCCGVDNHTDWYSLPAWKGKNNVPSSCCVQEYDGCGDAGSNADIYTRGCLGEVKYWLMRNMYSLGMLALGMAVLQILTMTAAVAMFCCLRKNQSIL; encoded by the exons ATGGGTGCTGGTAGGGGGGATAAGGGGAAAGGCCCAGCCTATGGTGTTGTGAAATATTTGTTCATTggtttcaatattttaatttgg CTGCTAGGTTTTGGAGTTCTAACAGTTGGAGTATGGATGCATCTGAACCGGGCCCCCCACTCAAGCCTGCTTCCCAACACGTCGTTCCTAGCCGCCACAGTTGTGACCATCTGTGCTGGAGCTTTGCTCTTTATTGTGGGGTTCTGCGGCTGCTGCGGTGCCATTCTTGAATCTCAGTGCATGCTGATAACT TATTTCACATTTGTGCTGGTTATATTTGGACTGGAAATGGCTGCTACAGCATGGTGCCTTACTCACAAAAAAGAG ATTGAGCGCCAGTTGCATGAGGAGGTTCTGCTCAGTCTTCACAGGGATTATGACCCCCAACTGGCAGGGTCTGCGGAGGGAGGGGTGGTAGCCATAGTGGACAGTATTCAGACTGAT CTGAAGTGTTGTGGCGTAGACAACCATACAGACTGGTATAGCCTACCTGCTTGGAAGGGTAAAAACAATGTGCCATCATCGTGTTGTGTTCAGGAGTATGATGGGTGTGGTGACGCGGGGAGCAACGCTGACATTTACACCAGG GGCTGTCTTGGTGAAGTGAAGTACTGGTTGATGAGGAACATGTACAGCCTAGGAATGCTGGCTCTGGGGATGGCTGTCTTGCAG ATTCTAACGATGACTGCTGCAGTTGCGATGTTTTGTTGTCTCAGGAAGAACCAATCCATCCTGTGA
- the LOC127851412 gene encoding tetraspanin-4-like isoform X1: MQRTTSVGCHSDSVGSLFLSKRLQLQPKASVKMGAGRGDKGKGPAYGVVKYLFIGFNILIWLLGFGVLTVGVWMHLNRAPHSSLLPNTSFLAATVVTICAGALLFIVGFCGCCGAILESQCMLITYFTFVLVIFGLEMAATAWCLTHKKEIERQLHEEVLLSLHRDYDPQLAGSAEGGVVAIVDSIQTDLKCCGVDNHTDWYSLPAWKGKNNVPSSCCVQEYDGCGDAGSNADIYTRGCLGEVKYWLMRNMYSLGMLALGMAVLQILTMTAAVAMFCCLRKNQSIL, encoded by the exons ATTCTGTAGGCAGCCTATTCCTTTCCAAAAGGCTACAACTGCAACCGAAGGCGTCAGTGAAGATGGGTGCTGGTAGGGGGGATAAGGGGAAAGGCCCAGCCTATGGTGTTGTGAAATATTTGTTCATTggtttcaatattttaatttgg CTGCTAGGTTTTGGAGTTCTAACAGTTGGAGTATGGATGCATCTGAACCGGGCCCCCCACTCAAGCCTGCTTCCCAACACGTCGTTCCTAGCCGCCACAGTTGTGACCATCTGTGCTGGAGCTTTGCTCTTTATTGTGGGGTTCTGCGGCTGCTGCGGTGCCATTCTTGAATCTCAGTGCATGCTGATAACT TATTTCACATTTGTGCTGGTTATATTTGGACTGGAAATGGCTGCTACAGCATGGTGCCTTACTCACAAAAAAGAG ATTGAGCGCCAGTTGCATGAGGAGGTTCTGCTCAGTCTTCACAGGGATTATGACCCCCAACTGGCAGGGTCTGCGGAGGGAGGGGTGGTAGCCATAGTGGACAGTATTCAGACTGAT CTGAAGTGTTGTGGCGTAGACAACCATACAGACTGGTATAGCCTACCTGCTTGGAAGGGTAAAAACAATGTGCCATCATCGTGTTGTGTTCAGGAGTATGATGGGTGTGGTGACGCGGGGAGCAACGCTGACATTTACACCAGG GGCTGTCTTGGTGAAGTGAAGTACTGGTTGATGAGGAACATGTACAGCCTAGGAATGCTGGCTCTGGGGATGGCTGTCTTGCAG ATTCTAACGATGACTGCTGCAGTTGCGATGTTTTGTTGTCTCAGGAAGAACCAATCCATCCTGTGA